The proteins below come from a single Mesobacillus jeotgali genomic window:
- a CDS encoding flagellar hook-length control protein FliK, with protein sequence MEIGGLGFFNTIAAGKQPVADKTGKDGSFAGFMSTVLSGKTNSPAATEASKDGEKLEELGSLAELINVSDLLELEDGMKLLDMLNSDSGSLLNKALSQLGINNEELKLFIQKWSSADGVELTNASDEELLASIAALLTGIANQPADELTMKLDQSDVQALKALKLYELMSRYADGQNFKNSDSIKESLKSLGEALKDFLGTNNNNSNTDYLQKRFTQLAVDLNLASKKLFTEGNGFADPSSGLKTEGAPGTLGFLPQMTKAEQLMLTMNSPERPVSAEQLMKQFESILSKSHFMNSGGTQKLFIKLFPEHLGSIRIELFQRDQTMMARIITTSGTAKETLESQINGLKQAFAAQNLSVDRIEVTQQQAQQERFLNKDSEQQQRHSDRGQQEQKDEKGDFNLSFEEALLNTEA encoded by the coding sequence ATGGAAATAGGAGGTCTTGGGTTTTTTAATACCATTGCCGCGGGGAAGCAGCCAGTAGCCGATAAGACAGGAAAAGATGGAAGTTTTGCCGGGTTCATGTCAACAGTTTTATCAGGGAAAACTAATTCACCCGCCGCAACTGAAGCATCTAAAGATGGAGAAAAACTAGAGGAACTAGGTTCGCTGGCAGAACTCATTAACGTATCGGACCTTTTAGAGCTGGAAGATGGGATGAAGCTTCTGGATATGCTGAATTCAGATTCTGGAAGTCTATTAAATAAGGCGCTGTCACAGCTTGGGATCAATAATGAAGAATTGAAACTTTTTATCCAAAAGTGGTCCAGTGCTGATGGAGTGGAATTGACGAATGCCTCTGATGAAGAGCTGTTGGCTTCCATAGCGGCTTTATTAACAGGTATTGCTAATCAGCCTGCGGATGAACTAACGATGAAATTAGACCAAAGTGATGTACAAGCCTTAAAGGCACTGAAGCTGTATGAATTAATGTCCAGATATGCTGATGGTCAAAATTTTAAAAACTCTGATTCTATAAAGGAATCTCTGAAAAGTCTCGGTGAAGCTTTAAAGGACTTTTTAGGAACAAATAACAACAATTCAAATACCGATTATTTACAAAAACGATTTACCCAGTTAGCAGTCGACCTAAACCTTGCTTCAAAAAAATTATTCACAGAGGGAAATGGTTTTGCAGATCCCAGCTCCGGTTTGAAAACGGAAGGGGCACCAGGAACACTTGGTTTCCTTCCACAAATGACCAAAGCTGAACAGTTGATGTTAACGATGAACAGCCCAGAAAGGCCAGTTTCAGCTGAACAATTAATGAAACAGTTTGAATCAATCCTTTCAAAATCACATTTCATGAACAGTGGCGGAACACAGAAATTATTCATCAAGTTATTCCCTGAGCACCTGGGAAGCATCCGGATCGAGCTTTTCCAGAGGGATCAAACGATGATGGCAAGAATCATAACCACCTCTGGTACGGCAAAGGAAACACTCGAATCACAGATTAATGGGCTGAAACAAGCATTTGCTGCACAGAACCTTTCGGTGGATAGGATTGAAGTGACTCAGCAGCAGGCTCAGCAAGAACGATTCCTGAACAAGGATTCCGAGCAGCAGCAAAGACATTCAGACAGAGGGCAGCAAGAACAGAAAGACGAAAAAGGGGATTTTAATCTCTCCTTCGAAGAAGCACTGCTAAATACTGAAGCTTAG